A region of the Perca flavescens isolate YP-PL-M2 chromosome 15, PFLA_1.0, whole genome shotgun sequence genome:
GTTGGAACACAGCCGTTCCGCAGTAAGCGGAAATACAcgttgactttaatggaaatctattgactccgccgccgttccgGAGCTGTTCCGCAGCTGTTCCGCAGCTGTtccgcaaccggtggaaattgCCAGTAAGACAAATCTCCCTCAACATGCAAAGGTCTACgtgtcaatcaatcagtcaaatcaatcaacatttattagCACTCTACAGCAACTAGCAGGTATCCAAAGGGCTTTACATCCCCCCCCAGACCTACATgaagagcattacagtaatccaaccttgaactaataaaagcatgaatcgCCTTTTCTAGATTGTGCCTTTTAAGGAAGGGCTTAAGTTTAGCCAGGAGACGAAGCTGGAAAAAGCTAATTTTAACAACATTGCTGATCTGCTTGTCAAATTTCATGCTGCGATCAAATGTAACCCCCAGATTTTTTGACAGCTGGCTTAGTGTATGAAGCCAGAGCTCCCATACTCAAAGCTGGACTGTTTGGCGTGCATGAAGTACTGAAGATGATACACTCAGTTTTCTCTTTGTTCAAATTAAGAAAGTAATGTGAAAGCCACAACTTAATAGTGGAGTGCAACACTCTCATTAGGTTTCATAGGCAAATAAATTTgcaaatcatctgcataacaatgaaatgacaTTGTGCTTGCCTATAATAGCCCCTAAAGGCAACATATATATGGATAATAGGATTGGGCCAAGAATTGAACCCTGAGGTACCCcacaagagagaggagcaggTGATGAGGAGAGGTCACCAATCATGACAGAGAAGCTCCTATTTGCCAAATAGGAGCTAAACCATTTAAGTGCCGAGCCTTGGATGCCTACACAATGATCAAGGCAAGAGAGGAGGACTGCATGGTCCATTGTATCAAGTGTCAATGTTGAATCTGCCTTAAAATCTGACAAACTCTGTCATTAGTAGTAGCTTTTTCAGCATTAGGTCTATTGCGAAAATAAAACCTTATGTGACTTAAGGATCAGGagactttgtattttttgtatccTCACATTTTGACTGCTGTAACTTTCTTAATgcaagtcagtcagtcagtcatcctTGTCTTGCCTGGGGTTTGTcaagagtctttttttttttacaggcaacAAGAATGGAGATGTTTGTTGTGTTTCCTGTTAAACACTGTATGGATTGACACGTTTATATCTCAGATCTATTTATCCCCTATTCCAACTTATGACTTCTTAGGTTTTCTGATCAATTACTCTAATCCATTCCACATTCTTAGTCAAAAATCCATTGTTGCCCCCGAGACTGTGAAAGATTTTAACCCATACTGTCAGATTTTCCCGGTCCATTGCCAAATTTAAAATCCGGTCCTAAGACTAATCTTTTTACAACTGCATTTGAGTCTCCACAATTATCACACTACACGATTGCTTTGGTTAACATTTGCTCTTTAAATAATGGACTTGTCTTACAGTATAATAGCTTACTGAATGTTTAAGACTACTGCTCTCACAAATGTGACAGAACTAAACTATACTATTGCATTACTCACTGATACAGCAATAAACAGTTTACCCGATGCTAAAACACAGTATTAAAATACCCACAGGCGGTTATGTATATTTaagtaaaaggaaaaaatatttcCGTATGAGCACATCAGCATAGACTCACCTTTGTCTTGCCTGTTCACGCTGCAGTTATGAAACTGACTGTGAGCATGAATATCAGTGCTTTGCgtttaaaagtcaaagaagaagACACAGAGCTGGTGGGGGCGTGAGGTGACAGTGGTCTTTAAGAGAGCAGGGGGGAAAAAGTGGTTTGACAGTTTAATCGATGTTGAGCAGACCCAGTACTGACTGAGGGGAGGAGCTTGTGGTCTATAGACATCTCAAACAGGTAGTGACAACATGAAAGAGAGGTTGTCGTTCCAGTCAATAATGAACCAGAGACCACAAACCTATCATTTCTCTGAAGTGGTAGAGGGCTGTGGCCATACTCTGTGAGAGCAGGAGACTATGACAAAGACAGAGTAACGTTATAGTTGTAAATGATCAGATGGGATGACATTTTTAATGATCCCTGTGATAGAATTGGGCTGTTTCAGCAGCAAACGCTGATATAGCAaagaaaaataatctaaattaaaatacacaaacagCCTATACGAGTATGAATTAGTACTATTTTAGCACATGTTAAAAAGGCATTTATTTAAGAATACTGAAAGGTAAATCCCAGATGGAAAATCAACATATTTGAAATTAACAGAGAAAAGGAAATGTAATTACAGATAACATAACTAGAGAACAAACATTGAAATCAAAGTCAAAAATCACCAAGGCAACAATGTGATTAACATATATTAAACACACTAGAACAAGGTTATAAATACCTGTATAgaaacaataaaatgttttttaaaaatgcacagataaaaaaataGGCAAAATAAGGTTGTCAGTAAAAGCGGAATTGAATCAAACTCACATTTCAACAATTGCAGAAACATTTACAGTAGATGATCAACCGCATATGCTTTGCTGACCTGTTAAAGGCCAGGCCAGTGTCTACAGTATAATGAGCGCTGTATGATAGAGCAAACATGAACATTTTGAAACTATCTTTTCTATCTAGCATATAATAACAAAAGTCTTCTGTAACATAAATTTAATTTCCCTTTTTGCTACAAGTAGACCTTAAAGGAAATTAAACTGAACAAAAAACTGAACAAAATATAAAGGACATTTTCCTGATGTTGAGTTGCAGCCACTTTCTCAACATTTCGTCAATTCTTCCCTAACTGATGTACCTCTCATCTTTATTGATTAGTAGAGATTTAATAAGGGATGACAGTTATGGATGATGCCTTTTGCTTAGATTAAACGCGTCAATACACTAAAAAGAATTGCTAACACCTTGAATATAAGCATCAGTAAAGCCAAGCATGGCTGTTATATCATATCAAACTTTTGAGTCTGGGTAATAAGACTCAGGTTTTTCTGTGAGCTTGTTTCATCCACAAACACACCCATCTCTAAGAGGATGGCCTTTGGAACAGGATGTGCATGACGGGACACATACAGCCTCTTCAGACTTTGACTCATTGGCGAAGGTTTATAGTCCTTGCATAAATCTCCGCCTAGACTTGGAGCACATTTCACCTCCAATTTGTAGAATAGTTGGCCATGGTGCAGGTTACAGAGATCCTGCTTGACTCCAGCAGAGAGGGTCTGATCACATTCTCCCAACAGGTCGTCGTCCCAGTTGTTGTCCTCATCCCACACTTCAAATCTCACTTTACTTCCCGATGACAAATCCTGGGAGCCTAGGTCGATGACCATGGCCCAGTgtgggttgttgttgttgtgaatgACAGGAGAGCGTCGGACCATCTGCCCGTTGAAGGACACCTTCACGTAGCCATCCGTGGCTGTGGTGTGGTCTCCCCAAAGACCAGAAGCCCGCTGTACAGTTATAATGACCCGTGCCATGCCCTTACGGGTCGGGCAGCAATCTTGGTTTACAGCAGGGTCATTGTGGCATTGGCAGACACAGGTGTCCCTTGGGTCGCTCTTTATGCCGGCCTGACATCGGTCAGTGCAGTTCTTCCACAGGCCTTTCTCCAGGATATAATGGCTAATGGCTGAGCGCAGGTTCTTACGGGCAGGGGTGTTAGTAGGCAGTAATTCATGGAGCGAGTCCAGGGAATATGAGACTATGTCTGGGTTCTGTGGTAGTGAGTTCAGCCATTCTTTGTAGGCTGCTGGATCTTTGTCAGCAGAGAAAAGAAGGTCTGGCTCCGTGGTATAACCCCCTTTTATTTCTGTGAAcctgttagttagttagttagttaaagAATTGAGCAAGAGCAAACATTAGACCAACACTAGAGAAGCCAACGGCTTTTAGAAACAGAAGTGGGTCTTGGATTTGGAGCGAGATTTATTTAAATCTGACATATGTCAATTCTTGCAATTAAAGTCTGGCCTTTACATTGTTAAAACTAGTAATTTAGAAATACAAATTAATTAACAAAATATAAGACAAAAATGTTCTCTACCTGTCGTTGAAGAGGCTGGAGAAGGCTGACTTTCTGTCCGTCTTCTCAATGTCCTTCTTACAGTGTTCTGTTTGAGTTTTTATTGTAGCTTTAATGCTGGCGGACGCCTCAACTCGCAGGCACATTTGTACCTCCTCCAGGCTGAGGCCCAGCAGGCTGGCCTGGCACTGCCTGATGCTGGTCACAGATAGAACACTTCCTCCCAATTTCACCTGgaattatatatttaaacacATACTGCATAAGAAAATGTATTACTTTgttgttcattttattttattggtttttgtttttaataattttggTTTACCTTGGTAACATAATGGGTGCCAAAGTTGTCAATCAGTTTGTAAAATTGTTGCTTGTATTCAGGGCTGTAGATTTTGGGGAGCTGTTTAACTGCTTTTTGAAATTCTCTGTGTAGCTTGGAAGTGCCAGACACTCTATAGCTGTTAACAGTGAGACACCAGACAAGAAGAGACAGACCGATATGAAACACGGCTACAACAGTATTGCATTGAAGCATTAAAGTTAATTCAGTTTGTGCATTGCATTTATCTTTGATTGTAGGGTATAGTGTGCAGAGAAATGTCATCATCTTCTTACCTGTAAAACTCACAGGACATGCTGTGACTTGTGAAGCTGAACTTgtcattctttgttttttccaTGGAGTATTCAGCTAGTTTAGAATTAGTACCAGCTAGCATCAATGAGGCGCCTTTACTTCCTACTTTAAGATCTAGATTGATCTGCCAGTTATTTGCAACAGAAGAGGTGCTGGAACTCACCACAGACTCACTGGATCGGTGAAGTGTACTGGCCACTTTCATGCTGCAGGACTGCTTTGGTCTCCAGTCCACCACTGACAAGGGGagcttttgctttttgttttccagATAGGGGTTGCTACAAAGGGTGCACGTTTTATCCTTGTGTTTCCACTTATTCATGTCGAGCACAAAGGCTCCTTTACGTTCCATTTTGGTGATATCAAAGCCTTCACCAGCCAAATTGGTACCTGGAGCAAATTCTGCATCCAGGCATTGTTTGGGTGTCCCATCTACGCATGATTGATACGTACACTGAGGGAGGGACAGCACGACGCTGGCATAGAGGCAAATATTTAACAGAAACATGTTGCTGTTAAGTTGGTAGTGGATGCAAACTGATGGTTTATcctgaaaaagaaatgtttcatGAGTAAGTGAAGCTATCTATTACTACACCACTGCAGGTTTCTGGTTCAACAGGACTAAACTACTATAGAATACCACACTGAAGTAGTGGAAGTAGAAGTAGTAACAgttttaaataactttttaacaaaaaaaaaaaaaacattaacacaagggttaaatcatCAGTCAAAGCGCTGTTGCACTTTCAAAATCATGCATCTACCTAAAAGCAGTATTTTTGATTGTTGATCTACCAATATTTTCCCCTCCAAttttaaacatgtcactgtTAAAGAAAACCATATCTGGGTCCCTCTGTTTTTAAGCTATTTTAGAGCCACCTCTAAAGCTTGAAACAAACCTGAAGACTAGCTGAAACCACAAAGACTAGACAAACCCACTCATAAAGATCGTTTCCATCGACTTGCACCAGTGTTTAGTCTTTGACAGTCAGGAAGGAGCATCAAGTTTACGACAGAGTGAATAGGGAGCCTCTTGACGGACTCCTGAAGGTTATGCATTTTCAGatcaaatgtaaatatattttaaaataagcaAATCAGCAGAGACTCACCTTTGTCTCTCACGTTTACACTGAACGTGTGAATCCAACTGTGCATCAAAatttttactttgtgtttttatggACTGGTGGGGGGTGAGGTGACAGTGAAAGGGGAGGGGTGTGACCACTTGTGATCAGCTCTCACTGCCCTGCTCTACATGCAAATAAACACCTAGGCATTTCTGATAAATGCAAATGCTGAcatggaaaagaaaatagagCCATGTCTGACCATTTTAAcatacaaaatattattaataaaacagaTGTATAAAGCTACACTGCAACTAGGAGAGGAACTataaaatgtatgaaatatgatataaaggcataaaaaaatatattgttatattcttctcttctctcttcctttctgtAGAACTGTTAACCACATCTGCTTAACGTGTGACATGTGGGTTGTTCAGAGTAATAGGGGGTCTTGTTCAGCACAGTCCCACAGAGATGTTGGTGTAGGAGGCTACATGTCATAAGGTCCAAGCAGCAGAGAGGGGTGAGAGGTGGAGGTGGTGTGATTCATCCAGATCTTCAGCAGTTCTTTGCTATTACAGGATTACAAGTGCTCTTCGGAAACGTCTAAATCCAAGTGCATCTATTGCTTTTGTGCAGGAATAATAGCAAATTGACCCTATAATGACAGTAATGTTGTCGTTGTTTTTAATTAGTTGTCAAGCAACACGTAGCATACCGGTATATGGGATTTCAGCATTGCACGCAAACTCATGTCTGGACTTTGACTCATTTATAGACCTGCAGCAGCAATAGATTCTCTCATGATTCAAATCTGAGAAGAAAATGCAACATCTAGGCTGAACAAAATTTGTGTCTGTAATTATAAtaagaaacacattttgttgctgtaatgaaatATTTGCTATTAACTTACAAATAATAATCGTGTTCTTTGTGTTTATCATGTGAGCTCAGGTGGCAACTGCAATATTTCCGGCTGAATTGAAGGCAGCTGTAGCTCAGTAAGTGTTGGCATTTAACTGCCAGTGCCGCCAAGGAGCATGAAACTAGTCTCAGTAAAACAGATTTAGACCAGAAGTTAAAAGAgtttgccttcaaaataaaattatatctttacataattgaaaacatatattttcctttttaaagtaactaaatgtaacttttaaatgtttctgaaactatAATTGTGCACCTGATGATGATAAATTACCTGTAACACCAtacaagactaacagtgaaaagaacgctttCTAGGCCTAatagtattttaattttagagCCCCAGAAAAAATCCTACATTCACTGTGTATTTGTTGGTTTGGTTAATTGCCAAATTTGTTAGAAAATACGCACCAACAACTAAGATGGATCCTGTACTCTTGTGGGCCTGTCTTATAAGAGGATCCCTGTATTTaagatttttatttcatattgttCTCACACAGTGCATATTCTTTAATAAAGTTGTATTTTCTGTAATCAAATTaccaaaaagaaaatctggaGCTAGATAGTATTATTCCAGAGCAGGAGTATTATATAGCCTACACAGGGTGGGAGTGGAGAAATGGAGGGTTAGTAGTGGCCCAAAAGCAAAGATTTGACTTAGGCACCCCTAAAGGCATCTTTTGTATTTACGTTAACCATGTTTGGCTAAACTCAATTGAGCAATGAGCAGGCACAGTCTTGCTGAGCACATTGCCTTGCTTCAATAACTGTttgaaaataatatttaatattactAATTATAAGGGCCTTGTGAAATAGCCTGAAACGCATCTATGATAAGATATTGGTGGCACGAAATGCAGtctatatttaaatgtatttgctttgtgtatatacatatatacatatatatatatatatatatatatatatatatatatatatatatatatatatatatatatatatatatatatatatacatatatatatatatatatatatatatatatatatatatatatatatatatatatatatatatatatatatatatatatatatatatatatatatatatatatatatatatatatatatatatacacatatatatatatacatatatatatatatatatatatatatatatatatacatatatatatatatatatatatatatatatatatatatatatatatagagagagagagagagagagagagagagagagagagagagatgtagattttattttgaaatcaatgaGCGGAAGTGTCATCGTTGTTGTTCTTTGTAGCTTGACACTAGAGGCGATGCAGGGGAATTAAAGGCCGCCAGGGAAGACACCGCATTTCAAGGAATACGGCCAGCCAGAAATAATGGTGGGAAACCGTtggataaaacagatgttgaaggAAGTGAATATAAGCGTTACGGACCGGACCTCGTGTGTTTGGAGTCACCCTGCTCAAATATCTGCTTTTTCATCTCCAGTCACAGGACATCGGTAGCCGAGTGCCCGGCGGCTTGCTAGCCCGCAGTCCTTCCAAAAATCTCCGCTCCAGTATCACAGatctcatctgtttttttgttgttgttttttttaaagcgttACGAAAGCTAGCCCGCATTAGCGGAACTGATCCGACCATATGAAGCCCGTTTTCTGTCATTAAAGTAAAGGTATGACCCGCTAGTCCTCTGTTGCAAATCTGACCGCTAGGATCAAGCTAGCATCATCTGGAGTTGGATGGACGCGCGGCTCCCACTCAAACACCCACAGCATCCCTGCCTGGGACGCGTTCATGCCCGTGCTGCTGCACTGGAATGCTAACTAATTAGGAAGTGGCTTTAACATGACGAGGAACATTTTGCCCCTTAACCGCTCAAGGCTGTTAGGTGCTACACAGACTTTCTTTAGATGCCAAATGTAATGACCGTCCCGAGCTCGCACCATGTATGTGGCTGGCCGAGTCTGTCTCCAGCCTTGCGGGTGACACTCTCACAGGTACCGGCGGTTCAAAGCAAACAGCGGCGGCGCTGAAACACCGTCGCCGGTTATTGCTGAGAGAGACTTGACGTGAGCTTGCCAGTGTAAGCTAGGAGGCTATTAGCACAATATAGAACCCCTAAACAGCACCAATGGTATCCCACAAGGTTTTAGTTGCAATAATCCTATTAAATGTGTACATAGGTGTACAGTCCGTTTTTTACTTTTTCGGCGGCGTCCTTTTAACGGGCTTGTTTGCTATGGCAATTTTAAATGGACCCAGGCTTCTGGACTGGGCGAGTTCACCTCCACATCTACAGTTTAACAAATACGTCCTAACGGGATACCGGCCAAGCTCCTCTGTGCAAGACTGCATAAGAAGCCTGTTTTACCTGCACAATGAACTTGGAAACATATACACTCACGGTAAGTACAGGAATTCTGCATTAACTGCTTAGTCAGCAGG
Encoded here:
- the LOC114569829 gene encoding perforin-1-like, with the translated sequence MFLLNICLYASVVLSLPQCTYQSCVDGTPKQCLDAEFAPGTNLAGEGFDITKMERKGAFVLDMNKWKHKDKTCTLCSNPYLENKKQKLPLSVVDWRPKQSCSMKVASTLHRSSESVVSSSTSSVANNWQINLDLKVGSKGASLMLAGTNSKLAEYSMEKTKNDKFSFTSHSMSCEFYSYRVSGTSKLHREFQKAVKQLPKIYSPEYKQQFYKLIDNFGTHYVTKVKLGGSVLSVTSIRQCQASLLGLSLEEVQMCLRVEASASIKATIKTQTEHCKKDIEKTDRKSAFSSLFNDRFTEIKGGYTTEPDLLFSADKDPAAYKEWLNSLPQNPDIVSYSLDSLHELLPTNTPARKNLRSAISHYILEKGLWKNCTDRCQAGIKSDPRDTCVCQCHNDPAVNQDCCPTRKGMARVIITVQRASGLWGDHTTATDGYVKVSFNGQMVRRSPVIHNNNNPHWAMVIDLGSQDLSSGSKVRFEVWDEDNNWDDDLLGECDQTLSAGVKQDLCNLHHGQLFYKLEVKCAPSLGGDLCKDYKPSPMSQSLKRLYVSRHAHPVPKAILLEMGVFVDETSSQKNLSLITQTQKFDMI